A portion of the Microbacterium sufflavum genome contains these proteins:
- a CDS encoding cytochrome c oxidase subunit 4, producing the protein MRDNVIIWWVLTAFFALVGVVYTGWNILAHPGLPLVNQIEWVGTVALFFSAFMGAMVAFYLDRTHKAQNGELPEDILTSDIDDGDPELGEFSPWSWWPLVLAASAGVFVVGLAVGHFLLPIGLAIFVVAIVGWVYEYYRGNFAR; encoded by the coding sequence ATGCGCGATAACGTCATCATCTGGTGGGTCCTGACCGCGTTCTTCGCCCTTGTGGGCGTCGTCTACACGGGCTGGAACATCCTCGCCCACCCCGGCCTGCCGCTCGTGAATCAGATCGAGTGGGTCGGCACCGTGGCGCTGTTCTTCTCCGCCTTCATGGGAGCGATGGTCGCGTTCTACCTCGACCGCACCCACAAGGCGCAGAACGGTGAGCTGCCGGAAGACATCCTGACCTCCGACATCGACGACGGTGACCCCGAGCTCGGAGAGTTCAGCCCGTGGTCGTGGTGGCCGCTCGTGCTCGCCGCTTCGGCAGGCGTGTTCGTTGTCGGGCTCGCGGTGGGGCACTTCCTCCTGCCGATCGGTCTCGCGATCTTCGTGGTCGCGATCGTCGGCTGGGTCTACGAGTACTACCGCGGGAACTTCGCCCGCTGA
- the ctaD gene encoding aa3-type cytochrome oxidase subunit I, producing the protein MSTTEAPRTDEAPRSRPTTLPARQAALMSSSRVEQKGNIVVKWITSTDHKTIGYMYLIASVLFFLLGGVMALVIRAELFAPGMQIIPTKEQYNQLFTMHGTIMLLMFATPLFAGFANAILPLQIGAPDVAFPRLNAFAFWLFLFGSTIAVAGFLTPQGAASFGWFAYQPLANASFSPGAGGNLWMLGLGISGFGTILGAVNFITTIITMRAPGMTMWRMPIFSWNTLITSLLILMAFPVLAAAIFAAAADRVLGAHVYDPANGGVLLWQHLFWFFGHPEVYIIALPFFGIVSEIFPVFSRKPIFGYKTLVYATIAIAALSVAVWAHHMYVTGSVLLPFFALMTMLIAVPTGVKIFNWIGTLWRGSVTFETPMVFALGFLVSFVFGGLTGVILAAPPLDFHLSDSYFVVAHFHYVVFGTVVFAMFAGFYFWWPKWTGRMLNERLGYVHFWMLFVGFHMTFLIQHWLGVDGMVRRYADYSAADGWTWQNQVSTIGAIILGASMLPFFLNVWITARKAPKVTVNDPWGYGASLEWATSCPPPRHNFTSIPRIRSERPAFDLNHPEAAEFATTAPGEREGH; encoded by the coding sequence ATGTCGACCACTGAAGCTCCTCGCACCGACGAGGCACCCCGCTCCCGTCCCACCACTCTGCCCGCACGTCAGGCGGCTCTCATGAGCTCCTCGCGTGTGGAGCAGAAGGGCAACATCGTCGTCAAGTGGATCACCTCCACCGACCACAAGACCATCGGGTACATGTACCTGATCGCGTCTGTGCTGTTCTTCCTCCTCGGCGGCGTGATGGCCCTGGTCATCCGCGCCGAGCTCTTCGCGCCGGGCATGCAGATCATCCCGACGAAGGAGCAGTACAACCAGCTGTTCACGATGCACGGCACGATCATGCTGCTGATGTTCGCGACGCCGCTGTTCGCCGGTTTCGCCAACGCGATCCTGCCGCTGCAGATCGGTGCGCCCGACGTCGCCTTCCCGCGTCTCAACGCCTTCGCGTTCTGGCTGTTCCTCTTCGGGTCGACGATCGCCGTCGCCGGCTTCCTCACCCCGCAGGGTGCCGCGTCCTTCGGCTGGTTCGCCTATCAGCCGCTGGCCAACGCCTCGTTCTCGCCGGGTGCCGGTGGAAACCTCTGGATGCTCGGTCTGGGCATCTCCGGCTTCGGAACGATTCTCGGTGCGGTGAACTTCATCACCACGATCATCACGATGCGTGCCCCGGGTATGACCATGTGGCGCATGCCGATCTTCTCGTGGAACACGCTGATCACCAGCCTGCTCATCCTGATGGCGTTCCCGGTGCTCGCGGCCGCGATCTTCGCCGCCGCCGCCGACCGCGTCCTCGGCGCTCACGTCTACGACCCGGCCAACGGCGGTGTGCTCCTGTGGCAGCACCTGTTCTGGTTCTTCGGCCACCCCGAGGTGTACATCATCGCGCTGCCGTTCTTCGGCATCGTCTCGGAGATCTTCCCGGTCTTCAGCCGGAAGCCGATCTTCGGCTACAAGACGCTGGTGTACGCGACGATCGCGATCGCCGCGCTGTCGGTCGCCGTGTGGGCGCACCACATGTACGTCACCGGTTCGGTGCTGCTGCCGTTCTTCGCGCTGATGACGATGCTCATCGCCGTCCCGACCGGTGTGAAGATCTTCAACTGGATCGGCACGCTCTGGCGAGGGTCGGTCACGTTCGAGACGCCGATGGTCTTCGCGCTCGGCTTCCTGGTGTCGTTCGTCTTCGGTGGTCTGACCGGTGTCATCCTCGCGGCCCCGCCGCTGGACTTCCACCTCAGCGACTCGTACTTCGTGGTGGCGCACTTCCACTACGTGGTGTTCGGCACGGTCGTGTTCGCGATGTTCGCGGGCTTCTACTTCTGGTGGCCCAAGTGGACGGGACGCATGCTCAACGAGCGTCTGGGCTACGTGCACTTCTGGATGCTGTTCGTCGGCTTCCACATGACCTTCCTGATCCAGCACTGGCTGGGTGTGGACGGCATGGTGCGTCGCTACGCGGACTACTCGGCGGCCGATGGCTGGACCTGGCAGAACCAGGTCTCCACGATCGGCGCGATCATCCTCGGCGCCTCGATGCTGCCGTTCTTCCTGAACGTCTGGATCACCGCGCGCAAGGCGCCCAAGGTGACGGTGAACGACCCGTGGGGTTACGGCGCCTCGCTCGAGTGGGCGACCTCGTGCCCGCCGCCGCGGCACAACTTCACGTCGATCCCGCGTATCCGCAGCGAGCGTCCCGCGTTCGACCTGAACCACCCGGAGGCGGCCGAGTTCGCGACCACCGCACCCGGCGAGCGAGAGGGCCACTGA
- a CDS encoding dipeptidase — protein sequence MTSPALPSESDAAVLEAVATGIPSALSDLGHLVRIPGMAWPAFDQTQLERSADAVATLARDTGVFDEVRVLRAAIPGADEHGQPAVLATRAARNGKPTILLYAHHDVQPPGDDALWETPPFEPTVRDGRLYGRGAADDKAGIMAHIGAIRAVSSVLGADLDLGIAMFIEGEEEYGSRSFAQFLADNKDALRADAIVVADSGNWDSVTPGLTVSLRGNARFTMKVRTLDHASHSGMFGGAVPDAMMATVRLLSTLWNADGSVAVEGMTSREAETPEYAEATLRDEAGLLPGTMPIGDGTILSRIWNKPSVTVIGIDATSVSAASNTLLPEVTVVISARVAPGQTGQEAYDALERHLRAHAPFGAELSFSDVDLGNPFLVDTSGWAVSLTRDAMRDGYGVAPVDLGVGGSIPFIADLVREFPDAQILVTGVEDPHSRAHSPNESLHLDTFRHAVATEALLLARMNAVEL from the coding sequence ATGACCTCACCTGCACTTCCCAGCGAGTCCGACGCCGCCGTCCTCGAGGCCGTGGCCACCGGCATCCCGTCCGCGCTGTCCGATCTGGGGCACCTGGTTCGCATCCCCGGCATGGCCTGGCCCGCGTTCGATCAGACGCAGCTGGAGCGCAGTGCGGACGCCGTCGCGACGCTGGCCAGGGACACGGGGGTGTTCGACGAGGTGCGTGTGCTGCGTGCCGCGATCCCGGGCGCCGATGAGCACGGACAGCCCGCGGTGCTCGCGACCCGCGCTGCTCGCAACGGCAAGCCGACGATCCTCCTCTACGCCCACCACGATGTGCAGCCCCCCGGCGACGACGCCCTCTGGGAGACCCCGCCGTTCGAGCCGACGGTGCGCGACGGCCGCCTCTACGGACGCGGGGCCGCCGATGACAAGGCGGGGATCATGGCCCACATCGGTGCGATCCGCGCGGTGTCGTCGGTTCTCGGTGCCGACCTCGACCTCGGGATCGCGATGTTCATCGAGGGGGAGGAGGAGTACGGCTCCCGCTCGTTCGCCCAGTTCCTCGCCGACAACAAAGACGCCCTCCGCGCCGACGCCATCGTCGTGGCGGACTCCGGCAACTGGGATTCGGTGACGCCCGGGCTCACCGTGTCGCTCCGGGGGAACGCCCGGTTCACGATGAAGGTCCGCACGCTCGACCACGCGTCCCACTCCGGGATGTTCGGTGGCGCGGTGCCCGACGCGATGATGGCCACCGTCCGGCTGCTCTCGACGCTCTGGAACGCCGACGGATCGGTCGCCGTCGAGGGTATGACGAGCCGCGAGGCGGAGACGCCGGAGTACGCGGAGGCGACCCTGCGCGACGAAGCGGGTCTCCTTCCCGGCACGATGCCGATCGGCGACGGGACGATTCTGAGCCGCATCTGGAACAAGCCGTCGGTGACCGTCATCGGCATCGACGCGACGAGCGTTTCGGCCGCGTCGAACACGCTGCTGCCGGAGGTCACCGTCGTGATCAGCGCGCGGGTGGCACCCGGGCAGACGGGGCAGGAGGCATATGACGCGCTGGAGCGGCATCTGCGTGCCCACGCCCCGTTCGGCGCCGAACTGTCGTTCTCCGACGTCGACCTGGGCAACCCGTTCCTCGTCGACACCAGCGGCTGGGCGGTCTCGCTCACCCGCGACGCGATGCGCGACGGCTACGGCGTGGCGCCGGTCGACCTGGGAGTCGGCGGGTCCATCCCGTTCATCGCCGACCTCGTCCGCGAGTTCCCCGACGCGCAGATCCTCGTGACGGGAGTGGAAGACCCGCATTCCCGCGCGCACAGCCCGAACGAGTCGCTGCACCTGGACACCTTCCGTCATGCGGTCGCGACCGAGGCGCTGCTGCTGGCACGGATGAACGCCGTCGAGCTCTGA
- a CDS encoding GNAT family N-acetyltransferase has translation MTRVRIRPAEPQDIAALEEIELAADRLLVERFRAQDWPPPATAAERAAHDGYVLVAEVVDSRRAAHPARSALTVVGFAHVLQIDGDGHLEQLSVHPDHGRRGIGRQLVHAALDESVRRGNQRITLRTYVEVPWNAPFYATCGFAVSTPDTPFLESLVSIEHALGLDAYGTRVQMTRRH, from the coding sequence ATGACACGCGTGCGTATCCGGCCGGCGGAGCCGCAGGACATCGCTGCTCTGGAGGAGATCGAGCTCGCGGCCGATCGTCTCCTGGTCGAACGCTTCCGCGCGCAGGACTGGCCGCCCCCGGCGACGGCGGCCGAGCGCGCCGCCCATGATGGCTACGTCCTGGTCGCCGAGGTGGTCGATTCGCGCCGTGCCGCGCATCCCGCCCGCTCTGCGCTCACCGTCGTCGGCTTCGCCCACGTCCTGCAGATCGACGGAGATGGGCATCTCGAGCAACTGTCGGTCCACCCCGATCACGGTCGCCGGGGTATCGGTCGGCAGCTGGTGCATGCCGCGCTGGACGAGAGCGTTCGACGGGGGAATCAGCGCATCACCCTGCGCACCTACGTCGAGGTTCCCTGGAACGCCCCGTTCTACGCCACGTGCGGGTTCGCCGTGAGCACTCCCGATACGCCGTTCCTCGAGTCCCTCGTGAGCATCGAGCACGCCCTCGGGCTGGACGCATACGGAACGCGCGTGCAGATGACGCGGCGCCACTGA
- the ctaC gene encoding aa3-type cytochrome oxidase subunit II produces MPSKRRLRWAALPVGVVAAVALAGCTPTELNGFLPGFVEGGPAATNQTERVSSLWVNSWIVLLAVGVITWSLMAWAAIAYRRRKGQTGLPVQMRYNMPIEIFYTIVPLILVLGMFFFTARDQTEIETKWDNPDVEITAIAKQWAWDFQYNGDTEDDTVWTMGIQAQPDAEGNIDKAELPTLVLPVDKKVTINLQSRDVIHSFWIIDFLYKKDMFIGKDNSWSFIPTREGEYAGKCAELCGEYHSMMLFNVKVVSQEEYDAYLESLEEKGNTGDITDAYDRLSNLPGTSGKTDTEEGEE; encoded by the coding sequence GTGCCCTCGAAACGCCGCCTTCGTTGGGCCGCACTCCCTGTGGGAGTCGTGGCAGCTGTGGCTCTGGCGGGATGTACTCCCACCGAGCTGAACGGCTTTCTTCCGGGCTTCGTGGAGGGTGGCCCGGCAGCGACCAACCAGACGGAGCGCGTGTCGTCGCTCTGGGTGAACTCCTGGATCGTTCTTCTCGCCGTCGGCGTCATCACCTGGAGCCTCATGGCGTGGGCCGCGATCGCGTACCGCCGGCGCAAGGGGCAGACCGGTCTCCCGGTGCAGATGCGCTACAACATGCCGATCGAGATCTTCTACACGATCGTGCCGCTCATCCTCGTGCTGGGCATGTTCTTCTTCACGGCGCGCGACCAGACCGAGATCGAGACCAAGTGGGACAACCCCGACGTCGAGATCACCGCGATCGCCAAGCAGTGGGCGTGGGACTTCCAGTACAACGGCGACACCGAAGACGACACGGTCTGGACGATGGGCATCCAGGCCCAGCCCGATGCCGAGGGCAACATCGACAAGGCCGAGCTCCCGACGCTGGTGCTCCCCGTCGACAAGAAGGTCACGATCAACCTTCAGTCTCGCGATGTGATCCACTCCTTCTGGATCATCGACTTCCTGTACAAGAAGGACATGTTCATCGGCAAGGACAACTCCTGGTCCTTCATCCCGACGCGCGAGGGCGAGTACGCCGGCAAGTGCGCCGAGCTCTGCGGTGAGTACCACTCGATGATGCTGTTCAACGTGAAGGTCGTCTCCCAGGAGGAGTACGACGCCTACCTCGAGTCGCTCGAGGAGAAGGGCAACACGGGCGACATCACCGACGCGTACGACCGTCTCTCGAACCTCCCCGGCACCTCCGGGAAGACCGACACCGAGGAAGGAGAGGAGTAA
- the erpA gene encoding iron-sulfur cluster insertion protein ErpA: protein MTDTTLSAETTRAHGVSLTDAAATKVKNLLEQEGRDDLRLRVAVQPGGCSGLIYQLYFDERFLEGDETVDFDGVEVIVDNMSVPYLDGASIDFKDTISEQGFTIDNPNAAGSCACGDSFH from the coding sequence ATGACCGACACCACCCTGTCCGCAGAGACCACCCGCGCACACGGCGTCAGCCTGACGGACGCCGCGGCCACCAAGGTCAAGAACCTTCTCGAGCAGGAGGGCCGCGACGATCTGCGTCTGCGCGTGGCCGTCCAGCCCGGAGGCTGCTCCGGCCTGATCTACCAGCTCTACTTCGACGAGCGCTTCCTCGAGGGCGACGAGACGGTCGACTTCGACGGCGTCGAGGTCATCGTCGACAACATGAGCGTCCCGTACCTCGACGGCGCGTCGATCGACTTCAAAGACACGATCTCCGAGCAGGGCTTCACGATCGACAACCCGAACGCCGCGGGAAGCTGCGCCTGTGGAGACAGCTTCCACTGA
- the qcrA gene encoding cytochrome bc1 complex Rieske iron-sulfur subunit, giving the protein MAHDDDSQALDRAYQPSPGLGVAVSDPVQNPGLPPHRERMTDKDPRAEKAAVRTVYTLFYLSLAGSIWAVAAYMLFPIESGALIDIRQNNLFIGLGIALALLALGIGAIHWSKALMSDKEHVELRHPTRGKDSTREAAIKAFADANEESGFGRRTMIRNSLFAAIVASIIPGVTLFRGLAPHSTPDDPTKGDPVALLKHTMWDKGMRLVRDPDGTPIRAADVTLGSAFHVIPEDLAELGHDEGYLEEKAKAIVLMMRLRPEQLIEAEDRKDWSYDGIVAYSKVCTHVGCPVALYEQQTHHLLCPCHQSQFDVTDHAKVIFGPAARPLPQLPITVDDEGYLIARSDFTEPVGPSFWERH; this is encoded by the coding sequence ATGGCACACGACGACGACTCGCAGGCTCTTGACAGGGCCTACCAGCCCTCTCCGGGGCTGGGTGTCGCAGTCAGCGATCCCGTGCAGAACCCCGGGCTGCCGCCGCACCGCGAGCGGATGACCGATAAGGACCCGCGCGCTGAGAAGGCTGCGGTCCGTACCGTCTACACGCTGTTCTACCTGTCGCTCGCCGGCAGCATCTGGGCGGTCGCCGCCTACATGCTGTTCCCGATCGAGAGCGGCGCGCTCATCGACATCCGGCAGAACAACCTCTTCATCGGTCTGGGCATCGCTCTCGCGCTGCTCGCCCTCGGCATCGGCGCGATCCACTGGTCGAAGGCGCTCATGTCCGACAAGGAGCACGTCGAGCTGCGCCACCCCACGCGGGGCAAGGACTCGACGCGCGAGGCCGCCATCAAGGCGTTCGCCGACGCCAACGAGGAGTCCGGATTCGGCCGCCGCACCATGATCCGCAACTCGCTGTTCGCGGCGATCGTGGCGTCGATCATCCCCGGAGTCACGCTGTTCCGCGGTCTCGCACCGCATTCCACGCCGGACGACCCGACCAAGGGCGACCCGGTGGCGCTGCTGAAGCACACGATGTGGGACAAGGGGATGCGCCTGGTGCGCGACCCCGACGGTACGCCGATCCGCGCCGCCGACGTCACGCTCGGCTCTGCCTTCCACGTCATCCCCGAGGACCTCGCCGAACTCGGCCACGACGAGGGCTACCTCGAGGAGAAGGCCAAGGCCATCGTGTTGATGATGCGCCTGCGGCCCGAGCAGCTGATCGAGGCCGAGGATCGCAAGGACTGGTCGTACGACGGCATCGTGGCCTACTCCAAGGTCTGCACCCACGTCGGCTGCCCGGTGGCTCTGTACGAGCAGCAGACGCACCACCTGCTGTGCCCGTGCCACCAGTCGCAGTTCGACGTCACCGACCACGCGAAGGTCATCTTCGGACCGGCCGCCCGTCCGCTTCCGCAGCTGCCCATCACCGTGGATGACGAGGGCTACCTCATCGCACGCAGCGACTTCACCGAACCCGTCGGCCCGAGCTTCTGGGAGCGCCATTGA
- the qcrC gene encoding cytochrome bc1 complex diheme cytochrome c subunit: MAREKKRRSSGRRSPLAAAALIGAGLMITGAVYAGASAAFAANDAPSAATQLTVEDGEKLFQANCATCHGLDLQGTPNGPSLYGVGELAVEFQVSTGRMPLQMQGPQAPQKEPQFTEEQILAMSAYVQSEAPGPTFPSDRILDGEGDVAHGAELFRVNCAMCHNVAAAGGALTEGKYAPAITETSALHIYAAMVTGPQNMPVFGDMNLSDEDKRDIISALLFQQQSVQIGGFSLGSLGPVSEGLFVWIFGIGALVAITVWITAKSN, encoded by the coding sequence ATGGCACGAGAGAAGAAGCGCCGTTCGAGCGGTCGTCGCAGCCCACTGGCGGCGGCCGCGCTCATCGGAGCTGGACTGATGATCACGGGCGCCGTGTACGCAGGAGCGTCCGCCGCCTTCGCGGCCAACGACGCCCCCAGCGCGGCGACGCAATTGACGGTGGAGGACGGCGAGAAGCTGTTCCAGGCGAACTGCGCCACCTGTCACGGCCTCGACCTGCAGGGCACCCCCAACGGACCGAGCCTCTACGGCGTCGGCGAGCTGGCTGTGGAGTTCCAGGTGTCGACCGGCCGCATGCCGCTGCAGATGCAGGGCCCGCAGGCACCGCAGAAGGAGCCGCAGTTCACCGAGGAGCAGATCCTCGCGATGTCGGCCTACGTGCAGTCCGAGGCCCCCGGTCCGACGTTCCCGTCCGACCGCATCCTGGACGGCGAGGGAGACGTCGCGCACGGTGCCGAGCTCTTCCGCGTCAACTGCGCGATGTGCCACAACGTCGCGGCCGCCGGTGGTGCTCTGACCGAGGGCAAGTACGCCCCCGCGATCACCGAGACCAGCGCGCTGCACATCTATGCCGCCATGGTCACCGGCCCGCAGAACATGCCGGTCTTCGGCGACATGAACCTGTCCGACGAGGACAAGCGCGACATCATCTCGGCCCTGCTCTTCCAGCAGCAGTCGGTGCAGATCGGTGGCTTCTCGCTGGGGTCGCTCGGCCCGGTTTCCGAGGGCCTGTTCGTGTGGATCTTCGGTATCGGCGCTCTGGTCGCCATCACCGTGTGGATCACGGCGAAGTCCAACTGA
- a CDS encoding rhodanese-like domain-containing protein, with protein MISRSDYFAAKLAYETDPADVHAARTTGEQLVVVDVRSSEAWTQGRVTGAVHMHHSEIAARAPQEISPDAEVVVYCWSPGCNGGTRGAAEFARLGYRVREMIGGFEYWVREGYPVEDADGVHHRPVDPLTGIPRIRTRA; from the coding sequence ATGATCTCGCGCTCCGACTACTTCGCCGCCAAGCTCGCCTATGAAACGGATCCCGCCGACGTGCACGCCGCGCGCACCACGGGCGAACAGCTCGTCGTGGTCGATGTCCGGTCCTCGGAGGCGTGGACCCAGGGGCGCGTGACGGGCGCGGTTCACATGCACCACAGTGAGATCGCCGCCCGGGCGCCGCAGGAGATCTCCCCCGACGCCGAGGTCGTCGTGTACTGCTGGAGCCCCGGCTGCAACGGCGGTACGCGGGGCGCGGCCGAGTTCGCCCGCCTCGGGTATCGGGTCCGCGAGATGATCGGCGGATTCGAGTACTGGGTGCGAGAGGGCTACCCGGTCGAAGATGCCGATGGCGTGCACCACCGCCCCGTCGATCCTCTCACCGGGATTCCACGGATCCGCACGCGCGCCTGA
- the qcrB gene encoding cytochrome bc1 complex cytochrome b subunit gives MSTATLSKDEKDTKAPLGGRFVGAASNYIDERTSLSGFVKELGRKIFPDHWSFMLGEIALWSFVVVFLSGTFLTFFFQASMVETHYTGAYAPMRGIAMSSALESTLHISFDLRGGLLVRQIHHWAALVFIAGIGVHMLRVFFTGAFRKPRELNWVIGFLLFILAMAEGFTGYSLPDDLLSGNGLRIIDGMIKGLPLIGTWTSFLLFGGEFPGTDIVGRLYTLHILLLPMLVIAFIVLHLMLMVINKHTQFAGPGRSNDNVVGYPMMPVYMSKMGGYLFIVFGTIVLIATFFQINPIWNYGPYDPSPVSAGTQPDWYIGFADGALRLAPSNWDIVFLNHTWSFGILAPVAVLGLFIVIVAIYPFIEAWVTGDKREHHIAQRPRNAATRTAIGVAGVIFYAVLWAAASSDLIATHFMLTMEGVIHTLQVLLFLGPIIGYFVTKRICIALQKKDREIVLHGFESGRIVRLPGGEYIEVHQPVDKYDRWKLIDIDGYEPLVVRPNAKGRIPWTENLRSAMSRWFFEDRLAPLTQAEVDAADAHQHHVTADNEAAEAAEIQGAHERAGFPDAPLTVDETHVDETPNTPSTVISTEPVKRPRKKKSEDDE, from the coding sequence TTGAGCACCGCAACGCTGTCCAAGGACGAGAAGGACACCAAGGCGCCTCTCGGCGGCCGCTTCGTCGGCGCCGCATCGAACTACATCGATGAGCGCACCAGCCTCTCCGGCTTCGTCAAGGAGCTCGGTCGCAAGATCTTCCCCGACCACTGGTCGTTCATGCTCGGTGAGATCGCCCTGTGGAGCTTCGTCGTCGTGTTCCTCTCCGGAACCTTCCTGACGTTCTTCTTCCAGGCCTCGATGGTCGAGACGCACTACACGGGCGCATACGCTCCCATGCGCGGAATCGCGATGTCCTCGGCTCTCGAGTCGACGCTGCACATCTCGTTCGACCTGCGCGGTGGGCTCCTGGTCCGCCAGATCCACCACTGGGCTGCGCTGGTCTTCATCGCGGGTATCGGCGTGCACATGCTGCGGGTGTTCTTCACCGGCGCGTTCCGCAAGCCGCGCGAGCTGAACTGGGTGATCGGCTTCCTGCTGTTCATCCTGGCGATGGCCGAGGGCTTCACCGGCTACTCCCTCCCCGACGACCTGCTCTCGGGCAACGGCCTGCGCATCATCGACGGCATGATCAAGGGCCTGCCCCTGATCGGCACCTGGACCTCGTTCCTCCTCTTCGGCGGCGAGTTCCCCGGCACCGACATCGTCGGCCGTCTCTACACCCTGCACATCCTGCTGCTCCCGATGCTGGTGATCGCCTTCATCGTCCTGCACCTGATGCTCATGGTCATCAACAAGCACACGCAGTTCGCCGGCCCCGGCCGCTCGAACGACAACGTCGTGGGCTACCCGATGATGCCGGTGTACATGTCCAAGATGGGCGGCTACCTGTTCATCGTCTTCGGCACCATCGTGCTGATCGCGACGTTCTTCCAGATCAACCCGATCTGGAACTACGGCCCGTACGACCCGTCCCCCGTCTCGGCGGGTACGCAGCCCGACTGGTACATCGGGTTCGCGGACGGTGCGCTGCGCCTCGCCCCGTCGAACTGGGACATCGTGTTCCTGAACCACACGTGGTCGTTCGGCATCCTGGCTCCGGTCGCAGTGCTCGGCCTGTTCATCGTGATCGTGGCGATCTACCCGTTCATCGAGGCGTGGGTCACGGGCGACAAGCGCGAGCACCACATCGCCCAGCGTCCCCGCAACGCGGCCACGCGCACGGCGATCGGTGTCGCGGGCGTCATCTTCTACGCCGTGCTGTGGGCGGCGGCATCGTCCGACCTCATCGCCACGCACTTCATGCTCACGATGGAGGGCGTGATCCACACGCTCCAGGTGCTGCTGTTCCTCGGCCCGATCATCGGCTACTTCGTCACCAAGCGCATCTGCATCGCGCTGCAGAAGAAGGACCGCGAGATCGTGCTGCACGGCTTCGAGTCGGGCCGCATCGTCCGCCTCCCCGGTGGCGAGTACATCGAGGTGCACCAGCCGGTCGACAAGTACGACCGCTGGAAGCTCATCGACATCGACGGCTACGAGCCCCTCGTGGTGCGCCCGAACGCCAAGGGCCGCATCCCGTGGACAGAGAACCTTCGTTCGGCGATGTCGCGCTGGTTCTTCGAGGACCGTCTGGCTCCGCTCACGCAGGCCGAGGTGGACGCCGCCGATGCACACCAGCACCACGTCACGGCGGACAACGAGGCGGCCGAGGCCGCAGAGATCCAGGGCGCTCACGAGCGCGCCGGCTTCCCCGACGCCCCGCTCACCGTCGACGAGACTCACGTCGACGAGACGCCGAACACGCCCAGCACGGTGATCTCGACCGAGCCCGTGAAGCGTCCGCGCAAGAAGAAGTCGGAGGACGACGAGTAG
- the ctaE gene encoding aa3-type cytochrome oxidase subunit III, whose protein sequence is MTTSATYAPAARTIKRPNPVAVGTIVWLGSEVMFFAGLFAIYFTLRSTSPELWADRTELLNVPFAAVNTAILVLSSFTCQMGVFAAEDLQPYRIAKGQKNGAGRRRLFGWGMVEWFFLTFALGAIFVSGQVWEYAQLVAEGMPIQADSYASAFYLTTGFHALHVTGGLVAFLLVIGRAYAVKNFRHKEATSSIVVSYYWHFVDVVWIVLFFVIYFLK, encoded by the coding sequence GTGACGACCTCAGCGACGTATGCCCCGGCGGCGAGAACGATCAAGCGGCCCAACCCGGTAGCTGTCGGCACCATTGTGTGGCTCGGCAGCGAGGTGATGTTCTTCGCGGGACTCTTCGCGATCTACTTCACGCTCCGCAGCACTTCACCCGAGCTCTGGGCCGACCGTACCGAGCTTCTGAACGTGCCGTTCGCGGCCGTCAACACGGCGATCCTCGTGCTCTCGTCGTTCACGTGCCAGATGGGCGTGTTCGCAGCCGAGGACCTCCAGCCCTACCGCATCGCGAAGGGCCAGAAGAACGGCGCCGGTCGCCGTCGTCTTTTCGGCTGGGGCATGGTCGAGTGGTTCTTCCTCACCTTCGCCCTCGGCGCGATCTTCGTCTCCGGCCAGGTCTGGGAGTACGCGCAGCTGGTCGCGGAGGGCATGCCCATCCAGGCCGACTCGTACGCCTCGGCCTTCTACCTGACGACCGGGTTCCACGCCCTGCACGTCACCGGCGGTCTCGTCGCGTTCCTCCTCGTCATCGGCCGCGCGTACGCCGTCAAGAACTTCCGGCACAAGGAGGCGACGTCCTCGATCGTGGTGTCTTACTACTGGCACTTCGTCGACGTCGTCTGGATCGTGCTGTTCTTCGTTATCTACTTCCTGAAATAA